In Arachis stenosperma cultivar V10309 chromosome 1, arast.V10309.gnm1.PFL2, whole genome shotgun sequence, one DNA window encodes the following:
- the LOC130980140 gene encoding uncharacterized protein LOC130980140: MPLYAKFLKELINKKWSWNEKEMVILTQECSAVIQRGLPPKLKDPRSFILSCTIGNRTLDKTLCDLGASINLMPLSLMKKLAIEKVKPTRMSLQMADRSLKIPNGVVENLLVKIREFIFPADFVILEMEEEGHSLIILG, from the coding sequence ATGCCCCTATATGCAAAATTTCTCAAAGAGCTCATTAACAAGAAATggagttggaatgagaaggagatgGTAATTCTAACACAAGAATGCAGTGCTGTCATCCAAAGAGGCCTTCCTCCAAAGCTCAAAGATCCAAGAAGCTTCATCCTATCCTGTACTATAGGCAACAGAACATTGGATAAAACTCTCTGTGACTTAGGAGCTAGCATCAATTTGATGCCCCTCTCATTAATGAAGAAGCTTGCAATAGAGAAAGTTAAGCCTACCAGGATGTCACTCCAAATGGCTGATAGATCACTCAAGATACCAAATGGGGTTGTGGAAAATTTATTAGTAAAAATTAGAGAGTTCATTTTccctgctgactttgttatcCTGGAGATGGAAGAAGAGGGAcatagtttaattatattgggATGA